One genomic window of Paeniglutamicibacter sp. Y32M11 includes the following:
- a CDS encoding SDR family NAD(P)-dependent oxidoreductase yields the protein MGVLDGRVALITGAGQGVGRGIARALAFEGARVAIVGRTTQKVEDAAAQIRSEGADAQAFTCDVTSAEQIEQLVEDVVEHFGGISILVNNAQTTVHGQLLDLPEQDYLLGMESGPLATWRLMRACHPHMQGHGSIVNLGSAAGVRWNPTGYGGYAAAKEAIRVLTRTAACEWAADGIRVNAILPLASSPSLEHWERINPEEAREYLATIPLGRMGDTEKDIGPAVVFLCSENSRYITGHSLPVDGGQVLMR from the coding sequence ATGGGTGTACTCGATGGCCGCGTGGCCTTGATCACCGGGGCGGGCCAAGGCGTTGGCCGCGGCATTGCACGCGCACTGGCATTTGAAGGTGCCCGCGTAGCGATCGTCGGACGCACCACACAGAAGGTGGAGGACGCCGCCGCACAAATCCGTAGCGAGGGCGCAGATGCCCAGGCATTCACGTGCGACGTCACCAGCGCAGAACAGATCGAACAGCTGGTTGAAGACGTAGTGGAGCACTTCGGCGGAATCTCGATCCTGGTCAACAATGCCCAGACAACGGTGCACGGGCAGCTGCTGGACCTTCCGGAGCAGGACTACCTGCTCGGCATGGAATCCGGTCCGCTGGCCACCTGGCGCTTAATGCGCGCATGCCATCCGCACATGCAGGGGCATGGCTCCATCGTCAATCTGGGTTCCGCCGCCGGCGTGCGCTGGAACCCGACCGGCTATGGCGGCTACGCGGCCGCCAAGGAAGCGATCCGTGTGCTGACTCGCACGGCAGCCTGTGAATGGGCGGCCGACGGCATCCGGGTCAATGCGATTCTTCCGTTGGCGAGCTCCCCGTCGCTGGAACATTGGGAGCGCATCAATCCCGAAGAAGCGCGGGAATACCTAGCGACCATTCCCTTGGGACGCATGGGCGACACCGAGAAAGACATCGGCCCGGCTGTCGTGTTCCTCTGCTCGGAAAACTCCCGCTACATCACCGGTCATTCCCTGCCGGTGGACGGCGGACAAGTGCTCATGCGCTGA